The following is a genomic window from Spiribacter sp. 1M189.
CAGGCGGATCAGCCCATCGGCCAGGAGCAGGATGTCGCCCGGAGCGACGTCGTCAGGCAGCCCGGCGTAGGCGACACCGACACCCTCGGCACTGCCGGCATCGCTACCCAGGGCGGGGTCGAGGAAAAAGGCCGCGCCCTCTTCCAGTTCCGCCGGCCCGTTGGCAAAGCGCTCGACACGGATCTTCGGGCCCTGGAGGTCGCAGAGCATACCCACCACCCGACCGGCGTCCTGGGCCGCCTGATGCAGCGCCTGGGCTCGCCCGCGGTGCTCGTCGTGATCTCCGTGGGAGAGGTTCATGCGCACCACGTCGACACCGGCATCAACGATGTCGCGCAGCGATTCGGGACTGGTCGTGGCGGGACCAAGGGTAGCCACAATCTTTGTCTGACGGCTCATTACCGATCCTCCTTAACGATCCAGCACCGCCACGGCCGGCAGCTCGCGCCCCTCGAGAAACTCGAGGAAGGCACCACCCCCCGTGGAGATGTAGGAAATACGATCGCTCACGCCATACTTGGCCACCGCGGCGAGGGTGTCGCCCCCACCGGCAATGGAGAAGGCGGGAGACTCGGCAATCGCTTCGGCAAGCGCCCGCGTGCCGCCGCCGAAGGCGTCGATCTCGAACACACCCACCGGGCCGTTCCAGACGATGGTGCCGGCCTGACGCAGGCGCTCAGCATAGGCCGCCGCCGTTTTCGGGCCGACGTCGAGAATCATCTCGTCGTCACCAACCGCATCGACGTCACGCACCCGCGCCTCGGCGGTTTCGCTGAGCTCGTCCGCGACCACCAGATCCTCCGGGATCGGAATCTCGCCACCCGCCGCACGGGCCTTATCCATGAGCGCCCGGGCGGTATCCACCAGGTCGGCTTCGATCAGCGATCTGCCCACCGGATAACCCGCTGCAGCGATGAAGGTATTGGCAATGCCGCCACCGACGATCAACTGATCCACTCGGTCGGTAAGCTGCTCGAGCACGGTCAGCTTGGTGGAGACCTTGGAGCCGCCGATGATGGCCACCAGCGGCCGGGCCGGTGACTCCAGCGCCTTGCCCAGGGCTTCCAGCTCGGCGGCGAGCAATGGTCCGGCCACGGCGTCCGGTGCGAAGCGCGCGACCCCATGGGTGGAGGCCTGGGCCCGATGCGCCGTGCCGAAGGCATCCATGACGAACAGGTCGCAGAGCGCGGCCATACGGCGGGAGAGGTCCTCGTCATTATCCGTCTCGCCGGCA
Proteins encoded in this region:
- a CDS encoding phosphoglycerate kinase, giving the protein MAVRTLDDVVLAGQRVLVREDLNVPLKDGEVGDEARLRAALPTLQRLLEAGARVMVMSHLGRPKAGAFDPDASLAPVAARLGELLGRDVPVVRDWLDGDPAPADGELVLCENVRFNAGETDNDEDLSRRMAALCDLFVMDAFGTAHRAQASTHGVARFAPDAVAGPLLAAELEALGKALESPARPLVAIIGGSKVSTKLTVLEQLTDRVDQLIVGGGIANTFIAAAGYPVGRSLIEADLVDTARALMDKARAAGGEIPIPEDLVVADELSETAEARVRDVDAVGDDEMILDVGPKTAAAYAERLRQAGTIVWNGPVGVFEIDAFGGGTRALAEAIAESPAFSIAGGGDTLAAVAKYGVSDRISYISTGGGAFLEFLEGRELPAVAVLDR